A window of Diabrotica virgifera virgifera chromosome 9, PGI_DIABVI_V3a contains these coding sequences:
- the LOC126890954 gene encoding uncharacterized protein LOC126890954, translated as MYGKRARSNNITMPPIFDIYRKPIFDESIRKAEYRTYAPFIKSFNCNDIVEFSINQVDSFFAMSETLLCIKGSLEITGNGGVKLANNVGAFLFDSCTYSESAREMETVRDPGIISAVRAMTCYTQDDSNYMVMAGWNYPKDPILNAADHSFSIQMPLKHVFNIFNDYPLITCGRQTIRLVRARNDNDCIVITEKQNADKTTTVTTAKINITNIELRVKHIFPNDDIKLELMKSIQQDQPIVIPFRKWELHELPAITRGARREVWAVKTSTSVERPRYVIVFFQTNKRDKITADPTLFDNVNIQSIRLSLNGEYWPNERMQLDFSKTDYNEAYFNYTEFYPSYIHSQQKRPLLDFSAFKNRALFVIDCSKQEESMKASTVDVKLDIEANNGFPDNTKAYCIIIHDCVMEYFPLTEIVKSLN; from the coding sequence ATGTATGGAAAGAGAGCGCGTTCAAACAACATCACAATGCCTccaatatttgatatttatcGTAAGCCAATATTTGATGAATCGATTCGAAAGGCTGAATACCGAACTTATGCACCATTCATCAAATCATTCAACTGCAATGATATTGTCGAATTTAGCATTAATCAAGTTGACTCGTTTTTTGCAATGAGCGAAACCTTGTTATGCATTAAAGGATCACTCGAAATAACTGGAAATGGTGGCGTCAAACTAGCAAATAATGTGGGTGCCTTCCTTTTCGATTCGTGTACGTACAGCGAAAGCGCAAGGGAGATGGAAACAGTGCGGGATCCTGGCATCATAAGTGCTGTACGTGCCATGACATGTTATACGCAAGACGATTCTAATTATATGGTTATGGCTGGATGGAATTACCCTAAGGATCCAATTCTAAACGCTGCAGATCATTCATTCAGCATACAGATGCCTCTTAAGCATGTTTTCAACATTTTTAATGATTATCCATTGATTACGTGTGGTCGTCAAACAATAAGACTAGTTCGAGCTCGAAATGATAACGATTGCATAgttattacagaaaaacaaaacgcTGACAAAACTACAACTGTTACAACCGCTAAGATTAACATTACCAATATTGAGCTTAGAGTGAAGCACATATTCCCCAATGATGATATTAAATTGGAACTCATGAAATCTATTCAACAAGATCAACCTATAGTTATTCCGTTTAGAAAGTGGGAATTACATGAATTACCTGCTATTACGAGAGGTGCCAGACGTGAAGTTTGGGCTGTTAAAACTAGCACATCAGTTGAAAGACCTCGTTATGTCATTGTTTTCTTTCAAACCAACAAACGCGACAAGATTACAGCTGATCCTACTTTATTTGACAATGTCAACATCCAAAGTATTAGATTATCGTTAAATGGAGAATACTGGCCAAACGAGAGAATGCAATTGGATTTTAGCAAAACCGATTACAATGAAGCCTATTTTAACTATACCGAATTTTATCCTAGCTACATACATTCCCAACAAAAACGACCTCTACTCGATTTCTCAGCTTTTAAGAATCGTGCATTGTTCGTTATCGATTGTTCGAAACAAGAAGAAAGCATGAAAGCATCCACCGTTGACGTAAAACTCGATATTGAAGCGAATAACGGTTTTCCCGACAATACCAAGGCCTATTGTATTATTATTCACGACTGTGTAATGGAGTACTTCCCTCTCaccgaaattgtaaaaagtctAAATTAG